Genomic DNA from Solanum pennellii chromosome 3, SPENNV200:
aattttctacccctttcgGTTTATGTGGCATTATCTTGTaggcccaacgctggttgactttttttttcaagttagtgccacgtaggccgaaaaggggtagaaaattacttataaaataagtttaagagGATAAtggaaccttagtatagtataaagaTGTCACTAAAATTTCAGGCATAGTTTAAGAGaatacttgtacattttccctatttttttcgATCACTTTTCCTTTTTCACACGTTATTTATTTGATTCGGACTTTATAATAATAGtacctcttctttttttcttggataattaataaagtttATGGTTGTGGTGATTGTTGTCATGTGGAGGCgtttattagaaaataatagtTCGTCAACTAGAGAGGTGGTGTAATAAAATGTATCATGAATGTTGAGTAGGTGTGAGCATATCAAATTGAAAAGTTAAATCTAGAAATATATAAACACccattttaattagttttaagtTGGACCATCCATctcaatcttatttttttttatttataaatatattatttagtataaattaGTCGTCGCTGAAGGTTTAGTTTTTTCTGTGATCGAATCTTAATTCACAACGCTTAAATGAAGAAATTAGTTTCACGTGGCTTGCCACGTAAAAATTAAGTTGTTAACTCTTAAGGATATAAGTGATCTCTTGGAATACAAACATTAGGAGTGGCTCGACActgttaaaaaaaagatatgcgTCTTAGGCTCCCAAATTTAAAATGcctcatttttattaataataatacgttgtaagttttttttttaaaaaaagtaaatattgaatACTATATGTAGAAAAAGTaagtttttcaagaaaataaaggaattattagaagaaatttgacatatttggactactatatctcatgaaaaataatttaaaataagaatgattatattattaattgaaaattagaagaaatcaattatataaaagttattaacaattcaagtttaagactctattttaatttttattttagaccACTAATATACTTGAGCCACTTCTAACAAATACGATATCTTTAATCCCAAAATATAACCAAAAATATTATCAGATGAACTGTGAATGCAAACATCATTAAAAGAATATTGTTAAACTAAtcaaatagtaattattatGTGTTCAGTAAAATATACGTTTGTCAGTTATTATTTAACATATATTGACTTATTAAAACTTTATTCATCACTTCAACCAATAAAATTGCTATagcataaaaaaataactagttttatttttggaaaaatcgAATTTGGTTTCACTGGAAAGACTCtaagaataatattttcctACTTATAATAAATTCCCACATAATTAGCAATTTAGCATAAAAACCAGATAGCCTTTTACGGTAACTTTAGATTTAactgaaaatataatttattgggtaaaaaaacaaataaaattgtgtATTCTTTGAACCATACgattaaatatgtaaataagtcaacaaaacaaaagacaatCAGGATACAAGTTATCTTACTTTTTCAAAGGTCATATTTATATACTTggtatgttattttcttttacaCTCCTAcaaatctaataaaaaaaaatagtttaatttaagTATCTTTATttactctttaattttatttaaaaattattattatgttataaaaaattattattatgttttctaTTATAGTAGTCTCTCcatgtttattttgtttaagtAAAGATAAAAGGTGGAACAATAGcaataacaaattttataagtatagtaaagataaaataaaaaaaattaattatacctCAAATTTATGAAATGACAATTACTTTAAATCAACTATTTTCAAtagttatgatgattaaaaaacacaatatataaaaatgatctttaacTTGATTTTAACTGGCAACATGACCAGCACTGCATCAAAATGAACACTTTTTGAACCTTAAACACCAAGATGGACAGTTCGCCCATTTATGGAAAAATCTTTTTAGCCAAAATTTGGCCataattttaatgtaatttttactttttaaaaatattttatccttttatttttaattttactaaaaaatggaaaaaagatcaatttatttagaactaaaaaaaatattataatttttaaaattttctactcAAATTCTGGCCAAATTTTCTGATCGTTTAATACTTCTGTTCATATATTATACCTAATTAAAAAATAGCTTCGATAACTAAAATAGACCCGATGGAGTATGtatcaattattttcaataataaaattgaatttgaaattgaagaaatcaccaatttaattaataacaaaaatgtCGGCTATTCAACTATAATGTGAATTAAAGTGATCAAACACATTGATCACATAGCTACCCCCAACTAAATTCTGACAAACCTAATTatgtgaaacttttttttttcactatgTTAATTTTTGCTACGTTTGGTGGTGATCATAAATTTCCACATCCATCATTTTCTTGCTCATAAAAGCTCacatcattaaataaaatatataaatatttatttttgttttctttccttAAAGAGAAaggtctttttttaaaaaatatattctttgaattaaaaaaaagaagaagaaatattcGAGCaacaattataatatataaacattcCTATTTAACTTGACTTTATCTATCATCTATGTCATtcagtttaaataaataaacagttagatttatataaagttgaacaagtagacacaccTGTAATACATAGCATAATACACGAGATACGAATTTCCATTTCTATACTTTGATTTGGGTTAACAAATATGGACTCGAATTCATAATTTCAGTGATAACAAGATTTCGAGCCCTATTAATTGTCATGAAACACAAATACAAATGTTCTTCTAATTCATCCAATTGCTCCACAAAGTTAGCATAATTCTTTTTCAGCTGGCGCGCCACTTCTCCGCTGGCTTGTAGCTCAAGCTGAAGCGGATCTCCGCCTCTCTCAAGCCAAAACCGTACTATGGCTTGCAAGTCTTCTAACTCGTCATTTAGCCGACCTACTAGCCGACTTATAGTGTCCAAGTCTCTAATCAATATGTACGTACCTTTAGCGGCTACGTCCAGCTGAGCCGACCAGCTAGCCAGCTTCTTAGTCGACATCAGCTGGAATGAAGCCATCATTACTGTTGGAGCCGCAACTAGCAAGGCTAGTGCATGAGTCGCTACGATAACCGTAAGCGAGACTGTTAAAGCCATGACAAATACGGCTGAGCCAcgtttgaatttatttattaaacgGAGTTTTGCTTTGGTCTTATCGCGCTTAAGCTCGATCCGTTTTAGCAATTGCGAGCAGTTAGCTTGAACGGTTTTACATCGGAGCGGAGAAGATGTTGATGAAACAAGCGGGTTAAGTGAGTTGCAAAATTTAGTTAATCGGGTCAGGATTTTGGGCATGTGTTTTTTAGGAGAGTACGGTGTTTTTTGGAGGGAGTCTAGGGCGGATTTAAGTGATTTATATCTGGAGCGCGTACGTTGCACGTCTTTTAATAAAAGGCTACAGAGTAGAGAAGCTTCAGCAGTTTGTGTGAAGTATTGGGATAGTAGAGAGTGGTTATCTTGATGGGTTTGGATTAAATTGAGAATTCGGGTCACGGTGGGTTGATCCGGATCCAAAAGATGCTCCACGAAAAGGCGATAAGAAGGAAGCCGAGCAGCTGAAGTGGAGCCCACAATTTTGGTCGGAGAAGAAATCTTTTCGGATAAAGCAAGGACACGTGTCCAGAAATCAGTATAAGATTCGGTTCGAAAAGCATGGGCATATTCCTCTCGGAGGTCCATTTCCATGTGGGCCGGTTTAGTGTCTTGGGCCTCTGCATACAATAAATAAAGGATTTTGAGCCCAACAAAGCCCAAAAATATAACTGCTAAGGAGATTATCTAACAAACAATGGTGGGATTTGAAGGATTGACAATCTAATATTTtgattgtatatatattttctttcacaAAGTTAACATAAGTCGTCTTTATTACGAAGCGTTTCACCCAATACTCTCAATGTGAGAATTTCTAAcgcaaatttaaattagtcaaACTATAATGCAGATATCAGATACAGCGCGTAACGAGGTTACTAAGCACACGACAATAGGACTCCAATTAAGACATTTTAAAACCAATTAATATCCAAGGGAGAATCAACTTTGGGGATGAAATAACCTAATAATGAGTTAAAGAACACAGATATATCCCCAACAACCCAATCCAAATCCATATTGATGATTGTATATTTGTACTATATACACAAACCACATGCTTCTGGACATATTATATAGTCCTAGGGGGACCAGAAAGTAAATATAATCGTATGAATTGTTGGCTACTATATTATTTTCACACTTTTTGCCCAACTTGTAACATGCCAAAAACATGCTTTTCTTGTTATTATCATCGACATCCTCTGTATATCATCCAACCTTAGACGGACAGGGTATAACGGGAGGGTATATTTAGACCTAAAATATAACTATAAAAGTATGTTCGAATCAAAATTTTAACGAgagtatatttaaattatttctattaaTATAAGGGTCTATCTGACCCTTATCCAACATTTTGTTAGGGCtattaaataagataaaaataaacacgtaatatataaacatatatgtTTCGTAACTTATTCTCAGATGACATGCATTTATGCCTTTCACTTTTAAATATGCACAAGTAGATACTTGCATGCTACATGATAATTCACGTCTTATATAGCGTCCTgcatgtattatgcctaaaattatatgatattggatatctcatataaaaattaaagattatcTATTCTgattataatcataaaataaccATGTTTTTCATCatacttctctttcttttcatattgcttAGTGATGATCATTCACTTTTATAGTCGATATTAGCAAGTTTGACTCATCTATGCAATTTTCGTTTgagaaaagactcattcatgtaattatttgttaaactaaaatgacataaatgagttAAACTTTTAACGGATGACATCGATGAGtcttttctcctcttcaacAAGGTTTGTTTTCACATGGTTCTTTTTTGGtatttatgaattaaaaaaatcaagtaattgaactaaaacatatataatatgaatCTTACCATTCCATGCAATATATTTTCTCAACACTGGACGAAATTTTatcttcattcttcttcttaattAGTCCTGCAAAtagaaaactcaaaaaaaaggGAGATTTTACAATTGTTAACTATTCAAATATGAGAGAAGAAACAACACTTTAAATAAAAGAGATAATAATTCCAAAAGGTGAAGGAGAGAGCAGAGTACACGTTTGAAACACCTCTTataatgattataataaatattaagtcATATACTATatgctttttttaatttaattttattattttttttagctttgaAGATAAGAATATATTTATCTGTACGTCTAAGATGTTATTAGGGGACTTACACTGCAAGGGATTAACCATTGCCCACAAACTTCCCTACATTTACTCTGATGATTAAATCTTACAAGGCAATTAGCTTCAATACCAACCACAATAatagtgatatatatatatatatatatatatatatactcatcaTGTTTGAAGATTATTATTAAGTGGGACGACAATGATATTCCAATATATAATTGGAGCCATCTTAACAACATTAGTATATtttttagggataatgcacaagcaCCTCCTCAATCTATGCTCGAATCTCagaaacacacttatactatactaaggtctggcatttttgacgtcggaatccggatcacccaaaaaatggtgtgctatagcacacgaggcttacctatcggttgggaacataggtgccatcacgactcgtgatttttgggtcgtgacaggcaCATATGGAATTTCAAGAATCGAtcaaattttatatgtttttttcaatatttcaagtagttaattattgtgatttatagcGTCTTCAtgtcatttttaaattatatatgttacTTCTtatgtcccaatttatgtggtATCGATAGAATTTCGAagcaatttaattattttactatatgttttgaaatttaaatattttaaattattaattatcataatttataaaaaaaatacataattttcaaatattcaaaaatttaaaatttattaattaattaaagcaaaaaaaaattaacattatatGCTTGCGGCTATTCTTTTCGTAAAGTAATAATATATGTGTATACATATAACATATGTAGTAGGTCGAACGGATGGCTAGCAATGAGTTCGCAGCTGAATTATGTGTTATATACACTAACGATACATATGTGTTGAATAAAAGAAACAGAGTGTGTATGTCTAGATCTCCATTGATGGAGCTTGAGGA
This window encodes:
- the LOC107013771 gene encoding UPF0496 protein At3g49070-like yields the protein MKIKFRPVLRKYIAWNEAQDTKPAHMEMDLREEYAHAFRTESYTDFWTRVLALSEKISSPTKIVGSTSAARLPSYRLFVEHLLDPDQPTVTRILNLIQTHQDNHSLLSQYFTQTAEASLLCSLLLKDVQRTRSRYKSLKSALDSLQKTPYSPKKHMPKILTRLTKFCNSLNPLVSSTSSPLRCKTVQANCSQLLKRIELKRDKTKAKLRLINKFKRGSAVFVMALTVSLTVIVATHALALLVAAPTVMMASFQLMSTKKLASWSAQLDVAAKGTYILIRDLDTISRLVGRLNDELEDLQAIVRFWLERGGDPLQLELQASGEVARQLKKNYANFVEQLDELEEHLYLCFMTINRARNLVITEIMNSSPYLLTQIKV